The Gossypium hirsutum isolate 1008001.06 chromosome A03, Gossypium_hirsutum_v2.1, whole genome shotgun sequence genome contains the following window.
TTCTGTAAGCAATGCCAGTTTGTTCTACTATTATTGTTTACATTGAGTATATCCACATCGTTTCTTTGATAACCTATTGCCTTCCTTTGATGTCTTTGGAGCTAGCTGGGATTTTAGATTTCTAACTTGTATTTTACTGGcacaggtaagttcatatgcgaTTAGAGATGTGGAGGACTACAAGAATTTCTGTGACCGCCCAAGGGATCAACGTCCACTACCTGAAGAAGTTATTGGTGTAGGCCTTTTCACATTATTCCCTTGTGTGCAAGCATCTATCCATATgactttgattttcttgttcGCAATTTGTAGATATTCCCCGTTGTCATGTGCTTGGTACTTGTTTCTATCTtgtcataacttatcatgcttaggTTCTTGCCTTCTTAGAGCATGCTAGTGGTTGGGTAACCATTAGCAGTTTGGCAATAAGAATTTTGACCAATAAATTTGAGTTGAATGTCTAGATTTTGGTCATTTCTGGCAATGGTAATTTTGCTTCTTGTAAAGTTATATTCTATGAACAGGATATTGCAGAACCTCTGACAACTATATATCTTAATCGCTGTGAGAGGGGGAAACGCTGTTTATATGAAGGTTCAACTCCGCCAGGTGGCTTCCCAAATTCATGGGTATATTATTCTCTCTGTCAATCATGTTGTCGTTCCTGAATTTTTTTTTCCGACCTTCCAAGGTTGTAAGCATCCGTGTCTCTCATAATCAGACTTTGGCATGGggtatgattttccaaatatatgataaaacttaaaaatgagATATATCAGACACACACCTGTATATCTCCTACTCATATCTGAGTTCAACTAACATAGGAAACGGTTCAAGTAAGAAGTAGTTAGTATGAATTTTTTTCTATTGCAGTGAATGATGCTATACTAGCAAGCACTAATTGCCATATTTTTCTCACCATTTGGCTAGAATGGAGCAACACACTTCACTTCTGAACTTATGGTTTTGAAGAACAACGAAATACATACCTGGGATAGGGGCTATGATGATGAAGGAAATCAGGTCATATTTCATGGTTTTGGTTCTTCTACTCACCTTATTTGGTATAAAACTATGATGTTAAAATCTCCATTATATAATTTTGTTTGTTAAACAGGTGTGGGGAGTGAAGGAAGGTCCTTATGAGTTCAAGCCTGCACCTGCTTCTAGTTTCAATGGCATGTTTTCGCCTCTAAATTTTCCTCTATCGCAGCCCCTGGAGAAAAAGATAGAAGGGTCATTTGTCTTGCAAGAATGATTGGTTTTTAACttgttatatataaatattctttATAGCCCGTAAATCTTATAAGCTTGAGTGAAGTTTTCTGGCCTTACTGTTGGTTATTTATGGATGCATTATTTTTAAGATAGGTAGAAGCTTAGGGGTAGTATATTGATAATCATAATCACTAGGGATTGATTCTCGATATTGCGTAAAGTCTCTTCTTAATGGAAAGGGATTAACTATTTGGGTTAAACTTGGGGAtcattatgtatgatttaaagtGTTCCTAGGCAGATCAGACTCGATTTAAACATTAGGTTTTgtggttttttatttaaatcttgtAAAGTGGccgaataaatttaatttttttttataatttgtcatttataatagttttttttatatttttctataatttttttgcaCATTTCTATgtttcttgttattattattattattttgtattttttttatgattttctgtaacttttataatttttaatgattatatATAATACTAGTGTTGGTCATGTGACACAATGCTAGTGTGTAATGTGACAAAAGTAATCCAAATATGACTGGCGTTTCTctttaatggttaattattaattttaaaggttaaaaggtTTAGTTGAGTTAATTAAATTATCTTTAATGGCTCAATTGAGTTTGAAAGGTTTTAAACGTCATTTAACCTAATAAATAACATCCAAGATAATTAATGAAGTAAACAAAAGAATCATGCAATCAATAAAATTCATACCTAAAATCagtaaattcaaatttatttgatttaataaaatagttGAGATTGATATTTAGAAACTCtagtttttgttttgaatttaagatttagtGCATTTAGAAAATGACTAGTTTTACCCCATTTAATAAtaagtattattttaaaattaaaaaattaaattaaattatttatcattgTGTTGTTAATCTCAAGTTAATGTCGAGATAATATTAAAATGTTCACAGTAAAatgtgtataaaaatattaaaatgtacaATATATAATTGATGGAAGTTATAAAgtgtacataataaaattaaattgtataaaattattaaaataaaattttagttcagTAGTAAACTAACATTATGTTTAGTTTGctataatgaaataaaactataatggaatagagttgtaatagtATTCTTATGTTTGGCTGAATGGAATGATTTTGTAATAGtataaggaaaaaaaactaaaataaccagAGTACCCTcagtagatttttttttgtgtagatgattattgttattttaattaaatttcagtatgatcattattaaaaataattgaataaagaaataataaataatttaatcatatttagtTCAAGATAATACCAACTCAGTTAATAGCATTCAATGAACCAATAATACTTTTACACTTAATGGGTTTTTACTGACTTGATTGAGGATAATACCAACTCAGTTAGgccttaaataatagtatatataccctcaaataatataacttattttaattacgaaatgatatttctataatttccTTAACTGAGTTAGTGATCCGATTAAGGATGATACGAACTCAATTAAAAGCTGAAATAAGAATATAGATTTattgacttaatattttactaATTGAACAAGTAaatttcttaatttaaaattatctataaatttcttaatttaaaattatctatatattattaaatattagcggatgaaattttttttatataaaataaatagttaaaacatttttatttagtCTAAATTTATGAAGGCAATAAAGTATGAAATATgattgttaaattattaaaatattaaaatattaattaaaaaaattattttaaaaattaccgTTACTCTCTATTATATTATATACAGACGCACCGCATTGAGGAGGGGTGCCTCTTGCAGAGAAGTTTTTTGTAAATAATTTGTAACATGACCTGTGTTAGGAATATATATTGGTGTTGTTATACTAAAAGAATCTTTAAGTTAATTGGGTTATTtatgaaaaagtttgaaaatattatatttgaaatatgcTTTAACTTTAATACGTAGGATTCatgattatatttgaaatataaattatttgagttgggtttgttaaatataatttaaaaatataaaataaaattgggtcaactataaaaatgatttttttttgtctattttggtcattcaattattattatttttttgatctAGTTACGAAacttattgaaaataaatattttagtcattaataACTGACGTGagttttttttattggtctaatgaCAAAATTAGTCCTCCAATGtttaaacatattaattcaatcttaaacataaaaaaattcaacaaatttagtcctcaatgtttacaaaaaataattattttaatttgaattctaaaaaaaaaattagctcttaacatttataaaaattatcaatttaaattttaattctaaatatttttaaaaaatatttttaaattttacttataatataaCAGAAGCCTCATGCTTAGGGAAATATGTGTATTTGTTAACATTGTGTACACTATCCATATTTATATGATACATATTCATAGTTGGAACAATCTAAAGTAATTAAGCAAAATAATGCATCAAACTAGGAATTTAAGAATTAAAGTTAGTATTATAGTGTAACATATAATCATTGTAGAGCCTAAATTTTGCCCGAGCTCAAAACACCAAATAAATTAACAGTCCAATTAACACCCTACTAAACCATCCCACTAAACCACTCCATTAACTCCATCACCCTATTTGCCTGCAAAAAGAAAGAGGCAACCAGttataaaatttggctataaaagtcATTCAAAACTATTGTAAAGGGGGTTCTTTTTTTTGAGGaaaaaagaagagagattcgAATAGAGACTTTTAATACAAGAAATACACGagattaatcaaaaatcaaagcaaaagaagtgttttttttgtctattctcgttttaagttttgtttgtttatttttttcctttcaattttatttttttatatatacgaaagtaaaaataaatgagAAGAAGTTAACCCATTTTAAAATTGCCGAAAAAAGGGTTTTTTTAGGTCCAGCCGCCGTGTACGGTGACGCCGACAGCGGCTCATAGGGGTCCGGTGATCAGAGCAAGGCCGAACCAATGGCCGGATTTAGAAGGGAGGGAGAgtgtgttatttttaatattgttattattatatattattacttattattattattatatttattatattatattttttattactgttactattattatatatatttattaccattatttacttattattattattattattagtaacatattgttatttttattattttattattattattcttattattatcatgGTACTATATTAACTAGTTTTGTACtgttattactactattattatatttttattctatttatttatttacctaaaaACTTTATatacctttattttattttatcatttatttatattttcttatataatattatttttcccctctttatattattattaatataatcattatttttaatattattgtttttaagtttttttttaccatgcttatttatttctttgtttaataTTAGTCCTTTTCCGTTTTAAGTTTTAGTTTTTtctgcttattattattattattatttctatttttggctgatttattttattttatattaattttctcCTTTGTATTGTTATTTACATTAACgcatttattattctattatgcatgtaaatacgttaatttattttccattctacCACGAAAATCATGTTACATTTTAcccgatacatttaaaattatgttttttttaaataagcattATTTCGTATTTCAGGATTcagaaaattgtgccctaacttactgggtttcgatttttctcatttagcCTAAATAGCGGAATATCCTTCTAAAATCGTAATACGAGTTTCAAATAAAAGTTTATTCTCAGGAATTCGAGGTGTTGTGTCCTGAcacactggatatgacattttgtatctcgagataaggatttctaagaaaataaatgcaatattatatgtttggaattttgagaaatcgtgccctaacttactagattCCGATTTTTCATTTGACCTAAATAATTGAGTATCCTTTTTTAAACTCCATTGCATgagttttaaaaaatcaaaagacaagctcaGTTTCGAAAATGTGAAATATCgtatcctaactcactgggtatgacattttatttctttgaaataagagggTCTTAGCATCCAATTAAATTTATCCAAGTGTTCTTttaaataaaaggatcgtattctaaaatcttttcaagttttcgacattaagatattaattaatcaattaggtaccaattttgggcattacgaggatgctaacccttcctcgtgtgtaaccgactcccgaaccctttttctcaaatttcgtagaccaaaatcattgaattaataaatcaaaaatgttttattaaaatgatcaatctcaaggtgatccgatcacacctcgaaaaaagatcggtggcgactccatttttatttttaagtcgactcctgtttttcaaattaaaaaatggtttcgacagcttggcaatTCCACTGGGGACAACattagagagtcaagccataaattgattaatttttgtcctgttgtcaaaaattaaaaatcaaatttgaaaGTCTACAatctttttattacatttttttgtGTCATCTCATATGTTTGTTGTGGTTTGAGTCCTTTAGAGTTATCGCACATCATATTGCATAACGATCGCTTGATTTTaccccttttaagtgggagtgagaagctactctttcgtaaggttttcacctccgtgtagtATAGTGGGtcgcttttgggatacatccgtacctatgtcttcatgagattttcatctccgtgcagccatagggaaatgtattcccctgaactaaactcggtctgtatgagcctataatgggtgataATCGAGGAATCTTCCAGTTCAAgtacctttactctagaaccGAGCCACATATAATGAGCCCTgagagcccaccctaggtagagccacacTAAATCCTAGTGGTCACCCAAATAGGTGCTCTGTTTGTCATTTATGTTTTTGTACTGACGTGTTTCTTTTAGGATTGCATTGTATTTTCATCATAGAGATCCTTTCTTTACATTTTATCCGTCTTTGTTACGATCCTTATCATTATGGTTTATAATTGTTGTATTGGTTTGGGTTTTGGTATCCTTCTACACATTGCATCATATGATCTGTCGATCTTACCCAttttaagtgagagtgagaagctattcttttgtgaggttttcacctccgtgcaggatagtggatagctttcgggatacatctgttcctatgttttcgtgagatttttatctccgtgcagccatagggaaatataTTCcgctgaactgaactcggtccgtatgaacctataatgggggaggatcgaggaatctgccggTTCAGGTACTCTTCCCTTAGAGCTGAACCGCGTATAGAgagccctaagagcctaccctaggtagagccacacCAAACCCTAGAGGTCAATCGGATAAGTGCTctattttggttatttatttcTCCTGTGCTAAcgtgttttcttttattttgattgcattgcattttaatcatagaaaggaggtgttgattcatattcgaTTGCTAAATAGACAGCTTGGcatggaaaatggatttcttAATAAAGTGGAATATAATACGACCGTCCGAATATAGTCTGAGTAAACAACAATGGAAGGCTGATAGTCTTTGGAGGAATATACAACTATGCTGCCGATAAAGATTATTAGAGAACTGTTATGCCTTGACGTTCTTGAAGATGCTAATGAGCATCGCGAGGATAAGTGAGCAATAAGTCGTGGCCTAGATCAAACAAAAAGAGCTAGTAGATGCATCTATTAGAAAGCTCGCAAGATTTGACCTTACATCTGGATATGAGGGAAAAGATCGATGTTTTTGTTTAGAATATAAGAGCAAGACCATatatgtatccgttttatgtaaagaaatttgttttctggAAAAGTTGTTCCAATAaaattgaattcagaatcaaaGCCTCTCTTTCTTTTTGTATTCATCCTATGCATTTGCATTatattgcatcatatgcattagattttcacaaaagggccctaattattttaaaattattaagggTTAATTTGGAAAATGATAAAAGTTCATCAACTAAGCATCGTTACGATACTCGCGTTAAAACAAAAGCCATGAAACAAAGGTTAGAAAAATTAGAACGAATGCAAAAAGAAATGCAGGATCAACTGCAAGTACAGATGTAAGAACAATTAGCCAAGATCCTACAGGATATGAGGGATTAGATGTTAGAATCCCAGAGAAGTATGACGAACCAGTTAGCACAGTTGTTAGCTAGAAGACCTGATAAAGGAAAAACCCTATGGTTAACACTAGAAATGATAACGAGGATCTTGCTTATCCTCGAGGCTTTACCCCAACAAACACCCAAGCACAATTTCCAAGGGTGTCCGTCAATATTAAACCCTAATGTCAGAACGATACTTCAGCACCGATACACTTCCCAACAGGCTCAAGATCTAACCCCGGAGACAATCTGGCAAACCTCGTTGTCCCTGACCTCGATGATGTGGTTAAAATAGGAAAGGCGACAGCGAAGCTCCCAAGGCAACTGGAGGACCGATACAAATGGctggaggagaaatttaaggcgTTGGAAAGCGCTACTTGATGCTAAAGAGTTGAGCCTGGTCTCTAGATTTGGTACTCCCTCTCAAGTTCAAAATGCTGAAGTTTGAGAAATGTAATGGGACTAGTTgccccgaagctcatattacAATATTCTGTCGAAGGATGACAGGATATGTAAACAACGACCAATTGTTGATTCACTGTTTCCAAGACAGCTTGACTGGGGCTGcggccaaatggtacaatcagctgaatCGTGCCCAAGTTAATTCATGGAAGGACCTAGCACAGGCCTTCATGAAACAATATGGCCAAGTGATAGATATAGTGCCTAACAGGATCACGTTGCAAAATATAGAGAAAAAGCCAAAAGAAAGCTTTAGACAATATGCTCAAAAGTGGAGGGAAGTCGCCATACAAGTCCAACCGCCATTGTTGGAGAAGGAAACAACCATGCTCTTCATTAATACCCTAAATGCACATTTTATTAATCACATGCTGGAAAGTGCAACTAAGAGTTTCTCAGACATAGtgatgtctggtgaaatgatagagaatgcaATAAAATGTGGAAAATAGACGTGGGGGACAACACTAAAAGATCAACCccgaagaaaaatgaaaatgaagtgaAAAATGTGAGCAAAGGGTATTCTAAATTGGTCACTGTTGGTCAATCGAGGGCTGTGACTACTAGTTATCAAGGCCCCTCAAGGCAAGAATCCAACTCGAGCCCGAGCTCAGAAAAACTCTAGTTTACTCCTATCTTGATGACGTATAGGGAGTTATACAAAAATTTGTTTAATGCCCCCATTAGTATCTCCGTTCTACTCGGAACCTATGCAGCCTCCGTtccccaaatggtacgacgcgAATGCCTAATGCGAGTACCATACGGGAATCACGGGACACTCAATAGAAAACTGCACCACTTTTAAAAAGTTAATCGAAAGGCTTATCAAAATGGACATTGTGAAATTGGATGATTTGTCTGGTGTAGaaaatccgttacccaaccatgctAATAAGGGGGTAAACGTGATAATCGAGAATGTGGGGAAAAGAATTAAGAAGAACATTGCAAAAGTAAAAACCCCACTGTACTAGGTTTGGAAACAAATGATGGATATGGGGTTGATCATCCAAAATTCGGGGAAGATACCCAAAGAGATAAGGAACTACTGTGGATTCCACGTTGAAGACGGTCATGAAATCCAAGAGTGCGATAAATTTAGAGCCCTGGTATGGAGTCTAATGGATAATAAAGAGTTGGGATTCTTTGAAGAAGCCAAAGGCTCAGATATTGGGGATTCTGAACATTAATACCATATCCGAAAAAGAAGCCAGGGAAGAGAATTTATCAGGTATTCACCCTTATATACctgggagtgttttgaacaatgggactgtggaagagatccctaTATTTTTTAGAGCCAATTTGGAGTAATGTTCAGAATACGCTTATCGTTCTAAGCCTAGGAGAAAATAAgaattcttttgtgaaataggcttatgtccaacatctttatttcaataaaatacatctttgtttcttatttcgagcaaatattcttttattctttcatttcattcatattcATACCACAAGtttattcttagattcatttgttCTTTTGATATCTCTTCGCGCCTAcacaggtctctagatatcaatgacatgagcgaCTCTACTACTAACATAGAATCTCCTTTTAagcgagatatgtgtttagagagatctcaggactttgaagatgaccgaGACTGTAGCTTATCTCCTAATTTGTTAAAGATAGTAGAACAAGATGAGGAACAGgtcctaccttacaaagaattAATGGAATCTATGGcccttttctatgtggggcatggatgtcatcaGGCTGATCACGCCAAAAGTTTCTAATGagtatcgattcatctttgtgatcgtcgattactttaccaagtggacggaagctgcttcatatgccaatgtcgaGAGGTCGACAATCAGCAGATTCTATATTGGTATGAAATGCCAAGAAGGTTCATATCTGACGatgtactaaatttgaacaactGCGCAATATCAGAAGTTTGTAGTTTGTTCAAAATTAAACACCGTATCACACCAAAAGGAACGgtgcaaaaaacaaaaaaaacaaaaaaaagaagattgTAGGAAATGATTGGCATTTATGCTTATTGAACCTCTTTTAGAACCTCTACCGGGGTAATGCCTTTCTCATTGATTTGTGGAATGGAGGTGGTTTTTCCCGTTGAGGTCATGATTTCTTCTCCATGTGTTTTGTCAGATTTGAGGTCGGTTAAAACAACATAGATCCAATTTCGATGACCAAATGAACctgattgaagaaaggaggtcGGAAACTAtctgtcatggtcaaatgtaccaagaTGAGACGAGATTATGACGaaaaggttcgtcccagagaattccatTAGAGAGACATAGTTTTGAAAAGGATCTTTTCCATGCAAAAGGACTTCAGAGAAAATGGATATCAAATTGGGAATAACCTTATGTGGCAAAGAGGGCCTTCTCTAGAGGAGCGTCAATGCGGATGGCAAAACCTGCCTAATCTTGTGAATTTGAGTTCaatcaagaaatatttcactttcaaaaaagaaaaaggaaaaagaaaaacaataaaatatcaaaaaaataagaaaggaaaaagatgagaggctagggtgaaaacccgcaaagggcgctttgagacaaaaggggttttgagttgaaaacccaaaaaaggtgactcaaattttgatctaaggtggggcatgcggtagtcttgctatgcctgaattaacaaAGAGGTGGTATGCTATATCTTGGGGCATCGATAGAGTACTCTAGATCTCTTAAACACATATTGAGCTTaaaatggtcctcaagaagttcgtATAGAGAAGCTtaggctgcgatatctggggaACCTAGTTTTCATCTTACCTATATTGAATTTAATATCTTTGATTACTTTATTCTTTCCAAGATACGCTCTTAATCAATTTCATTCTTGTCCAttgttatgatatttttttaagcattttgcattgaaaagacaattaatagactaataaaacttttAGAAAAGAAGTTATGCACATTACACTggaagtttctaaatagtacaagaacaTGAAACATGATTATTATTTAGAACTTACCAAAACTAAAagttggaaatgtttgagaatgaaggGTCTAAGTTGAGACTACCtcttaagatttttttattaaaggtATCAGATACAAGATATTACATCGGTGATACAACCTCGACGAATAACGAACAATATTCACCCAAGCATTAAAATAGGATCATGCTCGAAAAAGAAAAATTGATATGCTGCATATGCATCTGGTCATGTTACCTAGAGAGGGGTGTAACAGATCATTTGATTGAAGAAGATggtacaaatcctatacccctgtgttacagtgggatggattgaaaaAGAtgattttctgtcaaagatactaGCTGAGTAGAGAAGGCAGGATAACACATCAGTGACAGAACCTTGACGAGTGACGAGCAATGGcaacccaaatattaaaaagggatcattctcatttTGCATTGATATATCATTCATagcacatctagttaggagcatttgattcattctgttcatagcatcctaatcagcATCCTAATCATTCGGCATAAGCATAGGCCCATATTACAGGTCATGTTACCCAAAGAATAGTGTAATAGATCCATGAAATTACAGATCCTATACCCCTGAGACgtagtgggatggattgaagaaaATGCAGAACTTATACCCCTGAGACGCAGTGGGATGGATTAAAGAAAATGCAAATCCTATATCCTTGAGACGCAATGGGATGGATTGAAGAGAATACAGATCCTATACCCTTGAGACGTGGTGAGATGGATTGAAGAAAATGTAGATCCTATACCCTTGAGACGCAGTGGAATGGATTGaagaagattacagatcttatctccctaagtagtagtggagcagatcaaagaatCTTATCTTCTTGAGGTAGTAGGGAAGCTgatttaagccactagccttatctcactgagcagcagtggagcaggctgaagattacagatcttatctttgTAAGTAgtaatggagcagattgaagacagcGAATCTCATCTTCCcgaggtagtagggaagcagatttaagccactagccttatctttCTGAGCAGCAGTgagcaggttgaagattgtagatcttatctccctaagtagtagtggagtagatcgaagacggcgaatcttatcttcccgaggtagtagggaagcagatttaagccaccaaccttatctccctgagcagcagtagAGCAggctgaagattacagatcttatctccttaagctgtaatggagcagatcgaagacgacgaatcttatcttcccgaggtAGTAAGGAAGCAGACTTAaaccactagccttatctctctgagcaGCAGTGAGCAGGCTGAAGAatgtagatcttatctccttaagcagtagcggagtagatctaagctacaaatctcttctccctgaaataaCATTGGAGCAaatcgaagcaccaattcctacacccctgaagatgcagtggttTGGAACAAGGCTGCTTGAAGAAAAGAAACACGAAAAAAatcaagactcggcaagaccgggTAATGcccttttaaagtctttgcttcgttcccgttacacgacaacgagtaaagaggggcagctgtagagcCCAAATTTTGCCTTGGCCCAACAAGTAGAGCCCAAAACACCAAATAAATTAACAATCCAAAACACCAAATGAATTAACAGTCCAATTAACACTCCACTGACTCCATCACCCCATTTGCCTACAAAAAGAAAGAGGCAACCAGTTGTAAAATTTgcctataaaagccattcaaaactATTGTAAAGGGGTTCTTTTTTTTGGAGGAAAAAACGTGAGAGATTCGAATAGAGACTTACAATACAAGAAATACACGagattaatcaaaaatcaaagcaaaagaggtgtttttttttgtctattctcgttttaagttctttgtttgtttatttttttcctttcaattttattttgtttttttatatacgaaagtaaaaataaagggGAAGAAGCTTACCTATTTTTAAATTGCtaaaaaaaggattttttttaggTTCGGtcgccgtgtacggtggcgccgacaGCGGCTCGTGGGAGTCCAGTGACCGGAGCAAGGCCGGACCGATGGCCGGATTTAGAAAGGAGGGGGAgagtgttatttttaatattgttattattatatattattacttattattattatatttattatattatatttattttattactgttactattattttatatatatttattaccattatttatttatttattattattagtaacatattgttatttttattattttattattattattcttattattatcatgatacTATATTAACTAGTTTTGTACtgttattactactattattatattttcattctatttat
Protein-coding sequences here:
- the LOC107886179 gene encoding chromophore lyase CRL, chloroplastic, whose translation is MAKGSDPNGWSRARGLVVKTLVLIGGAFLLKRLTKSTTRWDHAKIVARSLSGEKFSREQASRDPDNYFNFRILTCPATEMVDGSKVLYFEQAFWRTPQKPFRQRFLMVKPCPKDLKCDVEVSSYAIRDVEDYKNFCDRPRDQRPLPEEVIGDIAEPLTTIYLNRCERGKRCLYEGSTPPGGFPNSWNGATHFTSELMVLKNNEIHTWDRGYDDEGNQVWGVKEGPYEFKPAPASSFNGMFSPLNFPLSQPLEKKIEGSFVLQE